The following proteins are co-located in the Roseovarius arcticus genome:
- a CDS encoding DUF1674 domain-containing protein, translating into MTDRHNTIAKQPTDLPPAAQRALAEAEERRLKADATDLPTELGGRKDGLEAVRYGDWEKKGIAIDF; encoded by the coding sequence ATGACAGACCGCCACAATACGATTGCAAAGCAACCCACCGATTTGCCACCCGCTGCGCAGCGCGCGCTGGCCGAGGCAGAAGAGCGCCGATTGAAAGCCGATGCCACCGACCTGCCCACCGAACTGGGCGGTCGCAAGGATGGGCTAGAGGCCGTGCGCTATGGCGATTGGGAGAAGAAGGGTATTGCGATCGATTTCTAG